Within the Pseudoxanthomonas sp. Root65 genome, the region GCTGCAGGCGCGAACGCAGGTCCGGCAACACCAGTCCGATGTCGTCGGGGATGCCGCGCGCTGTGTACAGCACGTTCAATCCGGACGAACGGGCGCGGTTGTGGAAATCGAAGAGGGCGACTTCGTCATCGCGACTGCCGGCGATCGCCTCCAGCCCGTCGAGCGCCACCGCGTCGTGGCCTTCCAGCGCGTCGAGCGCGTCGCGCAGCCGCCCCGCCGCCGCCATCAGCGGCAGGTAGGCGGCACGCCTTCCCTGCTGCTCGGCCGCGGCGCAGACCGCCAGGGCCAGGTGGGTCTTGCCGGTCCTCGACGCACCGGACAGGTACACCCAGTCCATGCCCGCCGTGGTGGCCAGCCCCGACAGCGCCGGCAAGGCCCCTTCTGGCGGCGCGATGAAACTCTCGAAGCGCTGGTCCGGCGGATACCGCAGCGCCAGCGGCAACTGCGGCCCCAGCGGCGCGCCCTGCAGGTCGCGGCTCACGGCGTATCGGAATCCGCGCGCGGCGCCGCCTGCTCCACGCTGCCCTTGTCGATGTACGAATCGAGCACGATGGACGGCCGGTCGCCGGCGTACAGCCGGCTCTGCGTATAGCGTTCGTGCGCGAACCGCAGCAGCACGTTGGCGATGGCGGCGACTGGCAGCGCCAGCAGCATGCCGAGGAAGCCGAACAACTGCCCGCCGGCCATGATGGCGAAGATCACCGCCACCGGATGCAGGCCGATGCGGTCGCCGACGATGCGCGGCGTCAGCACATAGCCTTCCAGCATCTGCCCCGCGACGAACACGCCCATCACCAGCGCCACCAGCGACCAGTCGCCGCCGGACTGCACCAGCGCGGCGATCACGCCCAGCACGATGCCCGTAGCCGTGCCCAGGTACGGCACGAAGCTGATCAGGCCGGCGATGATGCCGACCAGCAGGCCCACCTTCAGGCCGACGACCGACAGGCCGATGGCGTAGATGGCGCCCAGCGCCAGCATCACCAGGAACTGGCCGCGCAGGAAGGCACCGAGCACGTCGTTGGATTCCAGCGCCAGCCGCGTCACCGTCGCGATGTGGTCGCGCGGCACCAGCGCGGCGATGCGCTCGACCAGCGTGTCCCAGTCGCGCAGGAAGTAGAACGTCAGGATCGGCAGCAGCACCAGGTTGGCCACCCAGGCCATCACCGCGAACCCGGAGCGCGAGAAATAGCCGAACAGCGTGGCGGCCACGCCACCGGCCTGCTGCCAGTGGCCCCGGATCCATTCGGTCAGGCGATCCGGATCGAGCCATGCGACCAGTTCGAGCCCGGTGCGCTGTTCCACCCACGGCAGCGCCTTGTCCACGAACCAGTCGCGGTAGGCCGGCATCGATTCGATCACCGTCACCACCTGCCGTTCGATCATCGGCACCAGGATCACCAGCGCCAGCACCAGCAACAGCAGCATCAGGGTGAACACCAGGATCACTGCGGTGGTACGCGAGCGGCCGCTGCGTTCCAGCCGGTCGACCCACGGATCGCCCAGCCAGCCCAGCAGCGCGGCGCAGACGAAGGGCGTCAGCACCGGCGCGAGCAGCCAGATCAGCCAGCCGACGATCAAAGCGATCAGCAGCCATTGCCAGCGACGGGCCAGCGTGCCGGCCGGCGTAGTGGAAAGATCCATGCAGCGTCCTTGTGTCAGCGCATCTGGTAGGCGGGCGGCTCGCCTTCGCCACCGGTGAAGGGAGCCTCGTCGCCCATGGTGCGGCGGAAGCCGGCCAGGCCCGACACCAGTTCCAGGTCGAGTTCCAGCACGTCGCCGCTGGCGCGCACCGGGGTGATGCGGCGGACCACGGCCATCTTCTGCAGATGGCCGGTCAGGCGCAGGTAGTCGTCGGTGCTGCGGATGCCGGTGAACAGCACGCGGTACGTCCCGGCCGGACCGGCACTGCCGCGCTTGCCGTAGCGCTTCACCAGCGCATCGGCGGTGCCGTCGGCGCCGGATACCATCGCGCGGCGGGCATCGGCATCGGTCACCGACCATGTCGCCAGCACCTTGCCGGCATCGACGAACACCCAGTCCGCCGTCCAGCCGCCCTTGGCGTTGCGGTAGAGCTTGCCGATCAGCTGCATCGGCGGGCTGTAGCGGGCCGAGGCGCGGGCGACGGCGGCGGTGTCCTGGCGCCAGATCGCACCGACCAGCGCCTGCTCCGCCGCACCGCCGGCCGGCAGGCCGAGGCCGTAACCGCGCTCGATGGCACGGTTCAGCAGCGGGCGCGCGGCGTTGGATTGCGGCAGGCCGACCAGGCGCGGACCACTGCCGTCGTTGATCGCCAGCCAGACGACCGGCTTCGGGCGCGGTTGCGGCCACACCGGCAGGCCGAGTGCGCCGGCCAGGCCGTTGACCTGGTCTTCGTCGAAGCGCACCACCAGGGTGGTGCGGAAAGTCGGCGCACCGGTGGCGGACGTACCCTGGTCCTGCCGGTAGTCGTAACCCTCCACGTAGTCCTTGGCGTTGCGCAGTTCTGCGCCCACACCCGGTCGCGACATCGCCGCGCGGTCGCCCGAGAGCTTGGCCAGCACCGAACCGAGTGCGCGCGCGAAGCCGCCCTGACGTTCCGCCTCGCCCTGCCCGTTGACCGGCACCTCGGCCTGGTACAGGCCGCGCGCGGAGACCGCATCGCCTTCCGTGCGCAGGCCGGACTGCGCCTGCACGGCGGGCGTTGCGGTCAATGCCGCCATCAGCAATACGGTGGCGAGTGCGATACCTGGGATCCGGCGCATCGAGCGTCCTTGAGCTCTACAGACCCGGCGAATTGTTGCCCGAATGACCCGATACCGCCAACGGCACCCGTTCAGGACGGTCGCTCGGCGTGTCGATTCCTTTAAAATCACGCCTCTTGCCCCGCCGACGACCGCCCGTGACCCAGCCGACGCCTTCCGCCCCCACCCCGATGACCTATCGCGACGCGGGTGTCGACATCGACGCCGGCAACGAACTGGTCGAACGCATCAAGCCGCTGGTCAAGCGCAGCTTCCGGCCGGAAGTGATGGGCGGACTGGGTGGCTTCGGCGCGCTGTTCGACCTGTCCGGCAAGTACCGCGAGCCGGTGCTGGTGTCCGGCACCGACGGCGTCGGCACCAAGCTGAAGCTGGCGCAGCAGCTGGGCCGCCACGACACCATCGGCATCGACCTGGTCGCCATGTGCGTGAACGACGTGCTGGTACAGGGCGCCGAGCCGCTGTTCTTCCTCGACTACTTCGCCACCGGCAAGCTCGATGTCGACACCACCGTCGCCGTGGTCGGCGGCATCGCCCGCGGCTGCGAACTGTCCGGTTGCGCGCTGATCGGCGGCGAGACCGCCGAGATGCCCGACATGTACGGCCCGGGCGAATACGACCTGGCCGGCTTCTGCGTGGCCGCGGTGGAGAAGTCGCGCCTGCTGGACGGCGCCAAGGTGCGCGCCGGCGACGTGCTGGTCGGCATCGCGTCCAGCGGCCCGCATTCCAACGGCTATTCGCTGGTCCGCCGCATCTACGACCGCGCCGGCCGCCCGGCCGACCTCGACGTGGGCGGCGTGACGCTGGCCGACGCGCTGATGGCGCCGACCACGCTGTACGTGAAGCCCATCCTGGAACTGCTGCAGGCGCACGACCTGCACGGCATGGCGCACATCACCGGCGGCGGCCTGACCGAGAACATCATCCGCGTGATCCCCGACGGCCTGGGCCTGCAGATCGACGCCAGCGCGTGGACGCTGCCGCCGGTGTTCGACTGGCTGCAGCGCGAGGGCGCGGTCGAGAACGCCGAAATGTGGCGCACCTTCAACTGCGGCATCGGCTTCGTGCTGGTGGTCGCACCGGACCAGCTGGCCGCCGTGCAGGCCGACCTGGCCCGCCTCCACCTGACCCACTGGCAGATCGGCGAAGTCGTCGCCGCCTCCGGCGGCGAACGCGTCCGCATCGGCTGAGCGCGGCATGCCGCGCAGCAAGGCGATCGCCTTCGGGCTGACGCTGGCGGTGTTCGCCGGCAGCTGGATCTCGCCGCGCTGGCCACTGGAACAGGCCATGCACAGCAGCCTGACGGTCGTGGGCCTGGCCTGGCTGTGGTGGCATGACCGGCGCTGGCCGCTGCGACCGTCGCACTTCGCGCTGATCTGCGGCTTCATCGTGGCGCACTGCATCGGCGCGCGCTGGCTGTATTCCTACGTGCCGTACGACGCGTGGCTGCAGGCGGCGGTCGGCTGGTCGCCGGCGGAGGCCTTCGGCTGGCAGCGCAACCACTTCGACCGGTTCATCCATCTGATGTACGGCGTGTGCTTCACGCCTGCGGTCTGGCATTGGCTGCGCCAGCGCTGGCCGCAGCTGTCGCCGGGACACGCCTTCGCCCTGGCGGTGATGCTCATCATGTGCACCAGCCTGGCGTACGAATGGCTGGAGTGGGGCATCGCGCTGACGATGTCGCCCGAGGCCGCCGAGTCGTACAACGGCCAGCAGGGCGACGGCTGGGACGCCCACGCCGACATGCTGCTGGCGACACTCGGCGCGCTGCTGGTGTGGCCGCTGGCGCGCAAGGAATTCCAGGAGTTGCCTGCATGACCCTCCGTATCGCCGTGCTGGCTTCCGGCCGCGGCACCAACCTGCGGGCGATCCTGCAAGCCACCGCCGACGGCACGCTCGATGCCGAGGTCGTCGGTGTCTTCTCCGACAAGCCCGGGGCGCCGGCCTTGCGCTATGCGCCGGAAGACAGGCGCTGGGGCTATCGGCCCTCTCATTTCGGGGACAAGACCCGCTACGAGGCCGCGCTGGCGGATGCCATCGACGCGACCCGCCCGGACTGGGTCGTCTGCGCAGGCTATATGCGCATCCTCGGCGACGCGTTCATCGAACGATTCCGCGGCAGGCTGCTGAACATCCACCCCTCTCTGCTGCCCAAGTACCCTGGCCTGTACACGCATGCACGCGCGGTGGCGGCGCACGACGCCGAACACGGCGCCAGCATCCACTTCGTCACCCCGGAACTGGATGCCGGCGCGGTGATCGCCCAGGTGCGCATCCCGATCCTGCCCCGGGAGTCGCCCGACAAGCTGGCCGAACGCCTGCTCCCGCGCGAACACGCCCTGATGCTGGCGGTGCTGCGCCTGGCCTGCGACGGGGCACTAGCTGAACAGGGCGACATCGCGCTCTACAACGGTCAGCCGCTATTAAATCCCCTGTCCCTAGATTCAACCGACCGTTTGGTTCCCTGACTTCCCCCCCCGATGCCTGTGCCTTTCCGTTCCCTGCTGCTCGGCCTCGCCATGGCCGGCGCCACTGTGCCCGCGCTGGCGCTGGAGCCGTTCGTGGCGAGCTACCAGGCCTACAACGAGGGCAAGCTGGCGGGCACGGCGAGCATGAAAGTCGTGCCCAAGGCCGGCAGCCAGTGGCAGATCGACCTGAACGTGAAAGGCACACGCGGGTTCGCGCGACTGGCCGGGTTGAACATCGAGCAGAGCACCGTCTTCGATACGGCCGATGGGCAGTTCCGTCCGATCAGCCAGGCCACCGTGCGCCGGGCAGTGTTCATGGGCAGGAAGATGGTCGGCACCTACGACTGGAACGCCCGCACGGCGCAGTGGCAGGGCGACATCAAGAAAGAGCGACGCGCCCCGCTGCCCCTGCAGCCCGGCGACATGAGCGCGCTGCTGATGAACCTTGCGGTCATCCGCGATGCCGCGCCCGGCAAGCAGCTCGACTACCGCGTGGTGGACAATGGCCGCATCCGCGAATACCAGTACACGGTGGCAGCTGAGCCGGAAAACGTGACCGTCGAAGACCTGAGCTACAGCGCCCTGCGCGTGAGCCGGGCCAACGGCGGCAACGACGAAACCATCTTCTGGGTCGCCGATGGCGTACCCACCCCCGTGCGCATCCTGCAGCGGGAAGACGGCCAGGACGGCATAGACCTCCGCCTGGTCGAATACCAAGGAGCACCGTGAACATGACCAAGACCGCGTTCCCCACCCCACGCCTGCTGCTCACCGCCGCGCTGCTGGCCGCCGCCAGCACGCCCGCCCTCGCCGTCGAGGCCTTCACCGCGCAGTACAGCGCCAGCGCGCTGGGCATGGTCGGCGAAGGCCAGATGTCCGTCGCGGCCCAGCCGGGCAACCGCTGGCAGTACTCGCTGACCGTGCGCAACCAGGCCGTCGACCTGAGCCAGAAGACCGTGTTCGACGTGCAGGACGGCCGCATGCGTCCGTTGAGCAGCAGCGACAGCTCTCGCCTGCTGATCAAGAAGAAGAACGTCAACACCGTCTACGACTGGGGCAAGGCGCAGGCCACCTGGAATGGCGACGTGAAGCCCGACCGCGCCGGTCCGGTAAAGCTCGCCGCAGGCGACATGGACGCGTTGCTGGTCAATCTGGCCATCGTGCGCGACGTCGCCGCCGGCAAGCCGCTGACCTACCGCATGGTGGAGAACGGTCGCGCCAAGCCGATGACCTACCAGGTCGCCGGCAAGGAACGCATCACCGTGGCCGGCAAGCCGCAGGACGCCACCAAAGTCGTCCGTACCGATGGCGACAAGCAGACCATCGTCTGGGTGGTGGCCGACGCCCCCGTGCCGGCCCGCATCCTGCAGCGCGAGAAGGGGCAGGACACCATCGACCTCACGCTGAAATCCTGGCGCTGAGCCCTCGGATCACCGCACGAAAAAGCCCGGCAACGCCGGGCTTTTTCTTTACTCCGCGGCGGGCGCGTCGGCCTGGAACACCGTCTTGCAGTCCATCCGCAGGGTGCCGCTGCCATTGCGCCAGGCGAACGTGTTGCACTGACGGTTGCCGTCCTGCTTCTGTTCGACCACCACGGTGAAGACGGCCTGCGCGATCTCGCCCTGCGTCACCGTGCCGTCGCCGTTCCAGTCCATGTCCTGCGTGGTGATGCCGTGCGTTGCCGCCGAGCCGGTGTAATGCAGCCACGCAACCAGCGCCAGCAGCCCGACGACGATGCCCAGCAGGATCTTGCGGCGCAGCGGGAAACGCGAACGGATCCCGGAAAGCGTGGGATCGTGCCGGCTCACGAGACGCGCCTGATCTTCGCGCCCAGGCCGCCCAGCTTCTCTTCGATGTTCTCGTAGCCACGGTCGAGGTGGTAGATGCGGTCGATGGTGGTTTCGCCCTCGGCCACCAGGCCGGCGAGGATCAGCGAGGCCGAGGCACGCAGGTCGGTCGCCATCACCGGCGCCCCACCGAGCTTCTCTACGCCCCGCACGATGGCCGTGTGGCCCTCGACGCGGATGTCCGCACCCAACCGAAGCAGTTCGTTGACGTGCATGAAACGGTTCTCGAAGATCGTCTCGTTGATCACGCCCACACCATCGGCCACGCAGTTCAAGGCCATGAACTGCGCCTGCATGTCGGTGGGGAATGCCGGGTACGGCGCGGTGGTCAGGCTGACGGCCTTCGGCCGCTTGCCCTGCATGTCCAGGGTGATGCTGTCGGTCGTGGTCTCGATCTTCGCACCGGCTTCGGTGAGCTTGTCGAGCACCGCTTCCAGCGTGTCGGGACGGGCATTGCGCGCCGTGACCTTGCCGCCGGTCATCGCCGCCGCCACGAGGAACGTACCGGTCTCGATGCGGTCCGGCACCACCGAGTGGCGCCCGCCGCCGAGGCGCTCGACGCCGTGGATGACGATGCGCGAGGTGCCGGCGCCTTCGATCCTGGCACCCAGCGCATTGAGGCATTCGGCCAGGTCGGTGACCTCCGGCTCCATCGCCGCGTTCTCCAGCACCGTGGTGCCTTCGGCCAGCGTGGCGGCGGCCATGACGTTCTCGGTACCGGTCACGGTGACCATGTCGAACACGAACCGCGCGCCCTTCAAGCGTGCCGCCCGCGCCTTGATGTAGCCGTTCTCGACCGTGATCTCGGCACCCAGCGCCTGCAGGCCCTTGATGTGCTGGTCGACCGGACGCGAACCGATCGCGCAGCCGCCCGGCAGCGACACCACCGCTGCACCGTGGCGCGCGACCAGCGGGCCGAGCACCAGGATCGACGCACGCATGGTCTTGACCAGCTCGTACGGCGCGACGAAGCGGCTGACCGTGGTGGGATCGACGGTGATGCCACGTCCCTTCGCCAGCGTGCCTTCGTCGATGGTGATGCCGGCGCCCAGCTCGCCCAGCAG harbors:
- a CDS encoding DUF2238 domain-containing protein, with translation MPRSKAIAFGLTLAVFAGSWISPRWPLEQAMHSSLTVVGLAWLWWHDRRWPLRPSHFALICGFIVAHCIGARWLYSYVPYDAWLQAAVGWSPAEAFGWQRNHFDRFIHLMYGVCFTPAVWHWLRQRWPQLSPGHAFALAVMLIMCTSLAYEWLEWGIALTMSPEAAESYNGQQGDGWDAHADMLLATLGALLVWPLARKEFQELPA
- the hda gene encoding DnaA regulatory inactivator Hda, which produces MGPQLPLALRYPPDQRFESFIAPPEGALPALSGLATTAGMDWVYLSGASRTGKTHLALAVCAAAEQQGRRAAYLPLMAAAGRLRDALDALEGHDAVALDGLEAIAGSRDDEVALFDFHNRARSSGLNVLYTARGIPDDIGLVLPDLRSRLQQCLRLMLDPLDDEGRRDVLRDRAQRRGLVLEDAALDWLLTRTDRDLGALVALLDRLDRASLAAQRRITVPFLRQVL
- a CDS encoding DUF3108 domain-containing protein, whose protein sequence is MAGATVPALALEPFVASYQAYNEGKLAGTASMKVVPKAGSQWQIDLNVKGTRGFARLAGLNIEQSTVFDTADGQFRPISQATVRRAVFMGRKMVGTYDWNARTAQWQGDIKKERRAPLPLQPGDMSALLMNLAVIRDAAPGKQLDYRVVDNGRIREYQYTVAAEPENVTVEDLSYSALRVSRANGGNDETIFWVADGVPTPVRILQREDGQDGIDLRLVEYQGAP
- the murA gene encoding UDP-N-acetylglucosamine 1-carboxyvinyltransferase, with translation MQKIIVTGGNTLNGEVTISGAKNAVLPILCATLLADAPVEITNVPHLHDVVTTVKLLGELGAGITIDEGTLAKGRGITVDPTTVSRFVAPYELVKTMRASILVLGPLVARHGAAVVSLPGGCAIGSRPVDQHIKGLQALGAEITVENGYIKARAARLKGARFVFDMVTVTGTENVMAAATLAEGTTVLENAAMEPEVTDLAECLNALGARIEGAGTSRIVIHGVERLGGGRHSVVPDRIETGTFLVAAAMTGGKVTARNARPDTLEAVLDKLTEAGAKIETTTDSITLDMQGKRPKAVSLTTAPYPAFPTDMQAQFMALNCVADGVGVINETIFENRFMHVNELLRLGADIRVEGHTAIVRGVEKLGGAPVMATDLRASASLILAGLVAEGETTIDRIYHLDRGYENIEEKLGGLGAKIRRVS
- a CDS encoding AI-2E family transporter; translated protein: MDLSTTPAGTLARRWQWLLIALIVGWLIWLLAPVLTPFVCAALLGWLGDPWVDRLERSGRSRTTAVILVFTLMLLLLVLALVILVPMIERQVVTVIESMPAYRDWFVDKALPWVEQRTGLELVAWLDPDRLTEWIRGHWQQAGGVAATLFGYFSRSGFAVMAWVANLVLLPILTFYFLRDWDTLVERIAALVPRDHIATVTRLALESNDVLGAFLRGQFLVMLALGAIYAIGLSVVGLKVGLLVGIIAGLISFVPYLGTATGIVLGVIAALVQSGGDWSLVALVMGVFVAGQMLEGYVLTPRIVGDRIGLHPVAVIFAIMAGGQLFGFLGMLLALPVAAIANVLLRFAHERYTQSRLYAGDRPSIVLDSYIDKGSVEQAAPRADSDTP
- the purN gene encoding phosphoribosylglycinamide formyltransferase is translated as MTLRIAVLASGRGTNLRAILQATADGTLDAEVVGVFSDKPGAPALRYAPEDRRWGYRPSHFGDKTRYEAALADAIDATRPDWVVCAGYMRILGDAFIERFRGRLLNIHPSLLPKYPGLYTHARAVAAHDAEHGASIHFVTPELDAGAVIAQVRIPILPRESPDKLAERLLPREHALMLAVLRLACDGALAEQGDIALYNGQPLLNPLSLDSTDRLVP
- a CDS encoding DUF2066 domain-containing protein, giving the protein MRRIPGIALATVLLMAALTATPAVQAQSGLRTEGDAVSARGLYQAEVPVNGQGEAERQGGFARALGSVLAKLSGDRAAMSRPGVGAELRNAKDYVEGYDYRQDQGTSATGAPTFRTTLVVRFDEDQVNGLAGALGLPVWPQPRPKPVVWLAINDGSGPRLVGLPQSNAARPLLNRAIERGYGLGLPAGGAAEQALVGAIWRQDTAAVARASARYSPPMQLIGKLYRNAKGGWTADWVFVDAGKVLATWSVTDADARRAMVSGADGTADALVKRYGKRGSAGPAGTYRVLFTGIRSTDDYLRLTGHLQKMAVVRRITPVRASGDVLELDLELVSGLAGFRRTMGDEAPFTGGEGEPPAYQMR
- a CDS encoding DUF3108 domain-containing protein → MTKTAFPTPRLLLTAALLAAASTPALAVEAFTAQYSASALGMVGEGQMSVAAQPGNRWQYSLTVRNQAVDLSQKTVFDVQDGRMRPLSSSDSSRLLIKKKNVNTVYDWGKAQATWNGDVKPDRAGPVKLAAGDMDALLVNLAIVRDVAAGKPLTYRMVENGRAKPMTYQVAGKERITVAGKPQDATKVVRTDGDKQTIVWVVADAPVPARILQREKGQDTIDLTLKSWR
- the purM gene encoding phosphoribosylformylglycinamidine cyclo-ligase; translated protein: MTYRDAGVDIDAGNELVERIKPLVKRSFRPEVMGGLGGFGALFDLSGKYREPVLVSGTDGVGTKLKLAQQLGRHDTIGIDLVAMCVNDVLVQGAEPLFFLDYFATGKLDVDTTVAVVGGIARGCELSGCALIGGETAEMPDMYGPGEYDLAGFCVAAVEKSRLLDGAKVRAGDVLVGIASSGPHSNGYSLVRRIYDRAGRPADLDVGGVTLADALMAPTTLYVKPILELLQAHDLHGMAHITGGGLTENIIRVIPDGLGLQIDASAWTLPPVFDWLQREGAVENAEMWRTFNCGIGFVLVVAPDQLAAVQADLARLHLTHWQIGEVVAASGGERVRIG